TCGGCGACCAGCTCCGCCATGGCGCCGACGGTCTCCTCGATCGGCACGTGGGGGTCGACCCGGTGCTGGTAGTAGAGGTCGATGTAGTCGGTTCCCAGGCGCGTGAGCGAGCCGTGGACGGAGCTCTTGACGTGCTCGGGCGAACCGTCCTGTCGGCCCACCGTGCTCATGTCGCCCGGCACCGCGTCGTCCATCCGGTTGTTGAACTTGGTGGCGATCACGAACTCGTCGCGGCGGCCTCTGATCGCCTCGCCGACCAGTGACTCGTTGGTGAGCGGGCCGTAGACCTGCGCGGTGTCGAGGAAGTTGATGCCGAGGTCGAGTGCGTGGCGGATGGTCGCGATGCCCTCGTCGCGGTCGGCGGAACCGTAGTAGGCCGACATGCCCATGCAACCAAGCCCAAGGGCCGATACCCGCAGATCTCGCAACCGACGCTGTCGCATGTGCGGCGCCCTGGCCTTCCGTGAGCTTGTGCGTTTGCTCTGTAACGTTCGGCACCCGGGGGTGGATGCCCATGCGTGTTCACGATAACTGAACGCCTCCACCAAGACACTGGACTTCAAGGGGGCCGCCTCATATTCAACGATCTACGGCGTCCAACTCGATGTGACCCTCAGCTTCGCCCCGGCCGGAGAGTCTTGGCCGCCCCTGTCGCATTTAGACGCCGGCGTGCCCGACGACGATGCGGCGGGAGGACCGGTGGCGGCGTATCTCGCGCCCAGCCCGCTTGTCGCCCTCCGGCGTCGTCCTTGGGCCTCTTCGGCAGGGCGATGACCTGACCGGGGAACTTGTCGGCCAGGGCCCGGCAACCCTCGTCGTCCTCGGCTTTCACCTTCGGATGGAGGCGAAGTTGCTCGGCAATGCTCTCGGCACGCGCGGCGGTCTGGTCGTGCACGCGCCTCGGCAGGTCGGCGCCGTTCCAGGGGTGCGGCACTGGTGGCCGCCTGGTCATCGCGTTGCTGCCGTCAGGGCTGTGGCGAGGACTGCGAGGGGGCCGTCCGACGTGTCGCTGTGGAGGACCTCGGTGCGGTGCACCAATCGTGGTGCGCAGACGGGGACCGGACTGAGACCGGGTATGCCGTCGATCGCCTGCGTGGGGAGCAGCGCGAGTCCGTGTCCTGCGGCGGCGAGGGCGAGGAGCCCGCGTATGTCGGTCCCTTCGTAGCGCAGGGACGGGCGATAGCCGTTGGTTCCGCTCGCGGTGCGCAACTGTGCGAGAGGGACTGCGGTGTCGGGTGCGTCGATCCATCGGGCGTCGGCGAGGTCGGCCAGGTCGAGGTTGGCCCGGTCGGCCAGCGGGTGCTGAGCCGGCAGCGCGACGGCCAGCGGTCCCTCGGTGACGGCCATCGTGGTGAGCGGGCCGATGTCGGGGAGGTGGAGCGGGTCGTTGGGGGCCGCCATGCCGTCGATCAAGCCGAGGTCCAGGGTGCCGGTCGCGAGTTCGCGGGTGACGGCTTCGCGGCCAAGGACCCGCACCGCCACCTCCAGGAGGGGCTGCGTCCGGCGGATGCCGGCGAGAGGGACGGTGAGCCGTGACGTCATGGCCAGCGGTGAGACACCGAGGGTGATGCGGGCGGCTGGTGCCGCAATCAGACGCGTGATGTCCGCGCGGGCGGCGTCCAGCCGCAGCAGCAGCGGCCCGGCATGCTCCAGTAGCCGGACGCCTGCGACCGTCGGAGAGACCGGACGCCGTTGCAGCAGGAGTGTTCCGAGGTCGTTCTCGAGCGCGGCGATGTGCTGGGACACCGCCGACTGTGTGTAGCCGAGCTCACGAGCCGCCTCGGAGAAGGAACCGCAGCGCGCCACGGCCACGAAGGTGCGGAGGAGGTGCGGATCCATGTCCATCAGTATTGCTTATCGAACCATGAATCTTCATCGTTGGTGCTGAACTCGATGGCTGGGGCAGGATGTGCGCATGCCTCAACCCGGGAACTTCTGGACAGCCCGTCTCGCCCTGGTGGGCGACCGCTCGCCCGGCGTGCGAGCCCACGCCCGTATCCCTGAACTCCTCGACGCCCTGGTCCAGCGCGACCAGCTCGCCCTGGACGCCTACTGGATTCCGACCCGGGAGGCGGAATCCGGCGGCTCCCTCGCCGGGTTCGATGCCGTCTGGCTGGTGCCGGGCAGCCCGTATGACAGCGAAGCCGGGGCGATCGCGGCCGTCCGCACCGCCCGTGAGGCGGGGATCCCGTTTCTGGGTACCTGCGGTGGTTTCCAGCACGCGGTCCTGGAGTTCGCGCGTGACGTTTGCGGGCTCGTCGGCCTTGAACATGCGGAGAACCAGCCGGAGGCCGAGGACTTGCTGATCGTTCCACTGGCGTGCTCCCTGGTCGGTCACGAGGGCGCGGTCACGGTAGAGGCGGGATCACTGGCGGAGCGTGTCCTGGGAGCCGAGCGGACCCTGGAGCGGTACCACTGCTCGTACGGACTCGGCACGCCCTATCTGGATGCGTTGCGCGCGCACGGTCTGCGCTTCAGCGGCACCGATGACGCAGGTGACGTGCGTATCGCCGAACTGCCGGGCCACCCGTTCTTCCTCGCGACCCTGTTCCAGCCCGAGCTCGCGGGCGACGGAACCCGGGTCCACCCGATCATCCGGGCGCTGGCGGCCGCGGCGGTCGAGCACGCCGCCAAGAGCTCGGCGCCCACGCACACGTGAGACGAGCGACTGCCCCTCGGGGATGGCGTGGCGCCGGTTCCCGGGCGGGCCGAGTGCGAGAGAGGGCACTGCGGAGACAGCCCTTCGCCGCGCCACCAGGGATCAGTTCCCCGGAAGACCGGGGGTGGTCCTGGCCGGCGCCGGAAGTGCGGCAGGAACCGGCAGAGTACGCGGTGGCCAGCCGTGGTGGGGTCGGCAACCCGACAGCGGCTACGCGCTCGTCTCGTCCGGGTCTGCGTCTGCACGTTCCACCGCACCGGCAAGCAGAGCTATCTGCTGATACGTGCAGCAATCCGCCATCTCGGTGCCGAGCTCCGCATGGCACCGCTCGCACGCCAGATTCGGGCCGTCCAGTCCAGCCGGCCCGCAACAGCCCGAGCGTCGCCCCTTGCCGAGAACCGGTTCCAGACCTCGCGCGTCTCCGGGGTACAGGACGAACGCGGCAGGGACAACCCCGGACATATCGATGCCCAGCGCCGCGTACTTACTCAAAGAGGCCTCCGGCTCGACCGCATACGTGCCCGGGGCCAGGCGAGGGGGGCATTCCTGCCCTTCGGGCATGCGGAAAGGCATCGGCGCGTCGTTCGCATCGGGCAGGGCGACCTCTCGCACAGCCCGACTCACGTGAGATCGGCAATGACGGCAGCGGAACACAATCACAGCACCATCCTCACATCCACAGGTCCGGGTGAGCCCCACCTGACATCGGAAACCGCCGACAAGGCGGCAGCCAAACTCTCGAAGCGTCCCGGATTCCATCGGCGCCGACGGAGATGCTGCGTAAGCGGCCTCCTCGCCAACGAGTTCTCGTCGCATCACTCGCTCTTGCGATGGGATCGGCTTTCGCGGCCTGGTACGCCGCTGGATGCTCTGACCCCAGGCTGCGAGGCGACAACCAGGGCTCTGTGCCGGGCAGCCGACAGGGACCAAGGGGGGCCTGCGCGGTCGGGTCTGCCCGGCGAGAGCCCATGTGGCCTGCGACGTAGCCGGTCGGGCAGCCATCGTGGTAGTCGTGTTCCCCAGGTCGGCGGCGCCGCTTCGACCTGGCTGGCGAGTGTTGTTGGCCCTTGCCGGTGGTGGTGGGTGGAAGAGGGGGACGCGTGGGGCGTGGGGAACGGGCGACGCTCGCGAAGGGAGCGCGACTGTATGAGGCGGCGCGGGCAGTTGCCGGCGACCATGACAGGGCGGTCGGGGCGGTACGGGAGGCTCTGAAGCCGATCCATGACGCCGAGGTGCGTCGGGAGCTCGAGGCCATCCCCGTCGCCCGACTGCAGGAAGCCACCGAAGCGCGGCTGCGCCTGGGCATCGTGGAGAGGAGCGGACTGCGCACGGTAGGCCGTGTACTTCAGGCGGGGCCGTACCGGTTGCGGCAGATACCCGGTGTCGGGCAGGTCACGGTCGACCAGCTCCTCGCCGCCGCTCGAAGACTGGCCGACGCCGCGCACGAGAGCGTCGCCGTCCACATCGACGTGGACCGGCCGGAGCCACGGACCACCGCCCTGGTCACAGCCCTGCACGTGCTGGTGGAGGCCGGCCCGGACGCCCGGCGCGCGGTCGACAGGGCCGCCGTCCTCTCGGCGCGACTCGGTCCGCTGCTGGCTGACGCTCAGCTGGTCGCCGGACGGTTCCGGACACTGCTCGCGGGCCAGGAGAAGAGGGCCCGGGCGCTGGCGGCCGTCGCGGAGATCCGGTCGCTGCTGGACGAGGCGGATCAGGCCGGGGTGCCCGGGCTGTTCGCCCAGGCGTCGGTGGATCTGCTGCGGGGACCTTCGAGCGACGTCGCGGCCTGGGTCGACTTCGAACTCCGCTCCGCCGAGTACTACAGCCTGCTGGCGGGGATCTCCGGGCGGGTGACCGACTCGGCCGCCTCCGAGGGCTTCGTCCCGGACGAGATCGCCGAGCGGGTGCGGACCCAGCGCCTCGACGACTCTCACCGGCGGGTCTCCCTGCGCGGCTACCAGGCGTTCGGTGCGCGCTTCGCCCTCGCTCAGCGCAAGGTGGTCCTCGGTGACGAGATGGGTCTCGGCAAGACCATCCAGGCGATAGCCGCGCTGACGCACCTGGCTGCCGAGGGGCAGAGCCACTTCATGGTCGTCTGCCCGGCGAGCGTGCTGGTGAACTGGACGCGGGAGATCGAAGCCCGCAGCACCTTGCGCGCCGCGCTTCTCCACGGCCCCGACCGGCACCTCGCGTTCGCCGACTGGAAGGGACGCGGCGGGGTCGCGGTGACCACCTTCGAAGCGCTGCGCGGGTTCCCCACCCCGGGCGGCGGAGAAGTCGGGATGCTCGTGGTCGACGAGGCGCACTGTGTGAAGAACCCGAAGGCCCTGCGGTCCCAGGCGGTCGCCCAATGGGCGGAGCGCTGCGACCGTGCCCTCTTCATGACCGGTACCCCGATGGAGAACCGGGTCGCCGAGTTCCGCAACCTGGTCCGGATGCTCGCCCCCGGCCTCGCTGAATCCATGGACGAGTGGGACGCATTGGCCACATCCGCTGCCTTCCGCAAGGCCGTCGCCCCGGTCTACCTGCGACGCAACCAGAAGGATGTGCTGAGGGAGCTCCCCAGCCTCCAGCAGACGGATGAGTGGGAGGAGTTGAGCGCCTCGGACGAGGACGCCTACTTCGAAGCCGTGCGCGCCGGCAATTTCATGGCGATGCGCAGGGCCGCATACATGCGTCCCGAGAAGTCGGCCAAGCTGGGACGGCTCCAAGAGATCGTGCAGGAGGCCCGGGAGAACGGTCAGAAGACGGTGGTCTTCTCCCACTTCAAGGACGTGCTGGGCGTGGTGAAGCAGGCGCTCGCCGACCAACTCTCCGACGGCCCGGCGGTGTTCGGCCCGCTCACCGGAAGCGTCCCGGCTGGACAGCGGCAGCGGCTCGTCGACGACTTCGCGGCAGCCTCGGGTCCCGCGGTGCTGCTGGCGCAGATCCAGGCGGCCGGTGTCGGTCTCAACATGCAGGCCGCCTCCGTCGTCATCATCTGCGAACCCCAGATCAAGCCGACCATCGAGCACCAGGCGGTGGCCCGTGCCCACCGCATGGGCCAGGTCAGGCCGGTACAGGTGCACCGCCTCCTCGCCACCGGCGGGGTGGACGAACGCGTGCGCGAGATGCTCGAGAGGAAGACGCGCCTGTTCGACGCGTATGTCCGCCGCAGCGCTGTGGCGGAGGCCACCCCGGACGCGGTCGACGCATCGGACGCCGAGACGGCGCGCCGGATCGTCGAGGAGGAACAGGCCCGCCTGGGCCTTACGGGCGGAGCGCCCCTGCGCCCTGAGTAGCCGGACCGGATGGCCGCCGCCGTGTCGAACCGTCACGCCCCCTCCTCGCCACGACACCGGCGGCACCGCCGACCGCGGGAGACCCGCGTGTTCACACGTGGGTGGAGTCAGGGCGTGTGTGCCGTCCACCGAGGCGTGTCGGGGGTCTGGTCGGCGATGGAGGAATCGACGTTGCTTTTGCGGATGGGAGGTTCTGGTGTGCTGCGCTGAACTCACCACAGGGGAAGTCCCCGGCGATGGTCCGCACCCGGATCGGTCCGGCGTCCCGCGGTGTGATAAGCCGCCGACGGGGTCCACGCGGCCGGACGGACCCGCGCATGCGGTCGACTGCGGCGGGTCGATGGCTCATGAGGAGCGGCGCCCCGGGCGGGCCCGCGCCCCCGCCGCTTGATCAGCAGCTGGACCATCTGAAACGGGTACGAGGGGTTCGGCGGCGCCCTGCCGCTGCTGGGCACGACGGAGGCGGCCCGCCCGAACATCTCCATGTCAATCTGGCGCACCCTCGCTCACTCACCGCGTCTACGCCTGCGAGTCCTCCTTCAGCCCCGACATCGTCTGGACCCGCCTCGACCGCGTCGACTTCACCCGCGCCGCCCGCCTCGACCCGACCGCCGACAACCTGGTCGGCGACGTCACCGGCCGGTACGAGCCCCGTGAACCGTTCACCTTCGCCCTCGGGGGGCGTGAGGCGGCTCACGCTTCCAGCTCGCGAAGCCGTGGCCCGGCGTCCGGGAGGGCGGTCAGGGTACGAGGCTGTCGAGGTCGATGTCGAGGGGGATGGGGACGGAGACCTTCAACCGGTTGCGGTGGATGCCGGTGGCCACGTAGGTGCTGGTCATGGAGTCGAGTTCGTAGGTGTGGACGGTGGGGGCGCCGGTCTCGTCCTCGACGCGCCAGAAGTGGGGGATCCTGGCCTGTGCGTACTTGAAGGGCTTCAGGGACCGGTCGCGGTCCGCCGACTCCTCCGAGACGACCTCGATGACCAGAGCGACGTCCTCGGGCGCGTACCAGGTCCGGTCGGGGTCGTACGGGGCGGTGGTGAGCAGGATGTCGGGCTCGGGGCGGCTTTTCTTGTCGAGCCGGACGGTCATCTCACGCTCGGCGTCGAACCCGTCGGGGGCGGCCTGGCGCAGGGCGAAGGTCAGGTTCTCCACCAGCCGGGTGTGCCAGGACCGCTGCGGCGACATCATGAAGATCAGGGCTCCGTCGATGAGTTCGGTGTGCCGCGGTGCCTGGGCGAGGCCGTCGAGGTCATCGGCTTCCCAGCCGCTGATCCTGGGCGGGATCATCCAGTCGGGGAGTTCGGCGGTCACGGCTTCCTCCAGGCGCCTCGAAGAGGTCAGGGGCCTTTATCCCGGATCGCGGACGCGGGCCTAACGCTGGTGTCAGCGTAGTCGAGCGACCGGACCTCTCACTCGGCCCGTGTGAGTCCGACGCGCAGGACACTGGTGATCATCTCGGCGTGGATCCGGACGACGTGGTCCGTGGACGAGCCGCTGCGGCGGAGTGGTGCACGTCAGCTTGAGCGTCGGGTCGAGGTCGGCCGACACCAGGCTCGCGATGTCGTCGAGGTCGCAGTCGTAGCCCCGTCCTTTCCTCACAGGGCAGGGGGGCCGCAAGTGGTGCCCTGGCGTACGGCGGTGCCGCGGCTGGTTCCCGGGTTCCGCCGAGCCGTGCGGAGCGTCAGCTGGTGCTGGACGCGACCTGCCACGTGCGGGCCGCCCGCGCCCTCGACCGGCTCGCTCGGGACCTGGTCGACAGCTCGGAGTTCACCCCGATCGCCCTGGACGCGGATGCCTGGCCCCACAGCCGGCCCTCAGCCCCACTGTTCGCGAGCCCTGCACCTGTCCGGCTGTATGGAGGGCGTCCAGTTCTGGTTCCCGAACGCCGTCGACGCCGGCTCGGCCACCGCTGCCCGCGCCCTCTACCTCCTGCACCTGTCCCGGGCCGAGGTCACCGTCGCCCACCACTGGCAAGAGCAGACCACCAGCCCCACTGCTGACCTCGCAGTCGTGGTGTCGTCAGGGTGCCTCCGGTGCCGGTGAGGCATCCGTTGATGATGTCGCTACGGTTTTGGATCCGACGGAGGCCGTGTCGTAGCCGGCGGATGAGTGATCGGGTCGGTGAAGGCGGTGTTTGCCTGGGTGATCCTGCGGAGGATGGGCCAGATGCC
The genomic region above belongs to Streptomyces marianii and contains:
- a CDS encoding LysR family transcriptional regulator, producing MDPHLLRTFVAVARCGSFSEAARELGYTQSAVSQHIAALENDLGTLLLQRRPVSPTVAGVRLLEHAGPLLLRLDAARADITRLIAAPAARITLGVSPLAMTSRLTVPLAGIRRTQPLLEVAVRVLGREAVTRELATGTLDLGLIDGMAAPNDPLHLPDIGPLTTMAVTEGPLAVALPAQHPLADRANLDLADLADARWIDAPDTAVPLAQLRTASGTNGYRPSLRYEGTDIRGLLALAAAGHGLALLPTQAIDGIPGLSPVPVCAPRLVHRTEVLHSDTSDGPLAVLATALTAATR
- a CDS encoding CTP synthase C-terminal region-related (seleno)protein; translation: MPQPGNFWTARLALVGDRSPGVRAHARIPELLDALVQRDQLALDAYWIPTREAESGGSLAGFDAVWLVPGSPYDSEAGAIAAVRTAREAGIPFLGTCGGFQHAVLEFARDVCGLVGLEHAENQPEAEDLLIVPLACSLVGHEGAVTVEAGSLAERVLGAERTLERYHCSYGLGTPYLDALRAHGLRFSGTDDAGDVRIAELPGHPFFLATLFQPELAGDGTRVHPIIRALAAAAVEHAAKSSAPTHT
- a CDS encoding DEAD/DEAH box helicase; this translates as MGRGERATLAKGARLYEAARAVAGDHDRAVGAVREALKPIHDAEVRRELEAIPVARLQEATEARLRLGIVERSGLRTVGRVLQAGPYRLRQIPGVGQVTVDQLLAAARRLADAAHESVAVHIDVDRPEPRTTALVTALHVLVEAGPDARRAVDRAAVLSARLGPLLADAQLVAGRFRTLLAGQEKRARALAAVAEIRSLLDEADQAGVPGLFAQASVDLLRGPSSDVAAWVDFELRSAEYYSLLAGISGRVTDSAASEGFVPDEIAERVRTQRLDDSHRRVSLRGYQAFGARFALAQRKVVLGDEMGLGKTIQAIAALTHLAAEGQSHFMVVCPASVLVNWTREIEARSTLRAALLHGPDRHLAFADWKGRGGVAVTTFEALRGFPTPGGGEVGMLVVDEAHCVKNPKALRSQAVAQWAERCDRALFMTGTPMENRVAEFRNLVRMLAPGLAESMDEWDALATSAAFRKAVAPVYLRRNQKDVLRELPSLQQTDEWEELSASDEDAYFEAVRAGNFMAMRRAAYMRPEKSAKLGRLQEIVQEARENGQKTVVFSHFKDVLGVVKQALADQLSDGPAVFGPLTGSVPAGQRQRLVDDFAAASGPAVLLAQIQAAGVGLNMQAASVVIICEPQIKPTIEHQAVARAHRMGQVRPVQVHRLLATGGVDERVREMLERKTRLFDAYVRRSAVAEATPDAVDASDAETARRIVEEEQARLGLTGGAPLRPE
- a CDS encoding Uma2 family endonuclease encodes the protein MIPPRISGWEADDLDGLAQAPRHTELIDGALIFMMSPQRSWHTRLVENLTFALRQAAPDGFDAEREMTVRLDKKSRPEPDILLTTAPYDPDRTWYAPEDVALVIEVVSEESADRDRSLKPFKYAQARIPHFWRVEDETGAPTVHTYELDSMTSTYVATGIHRNRLKVSVPIPLDIDLDSLVP